From the genome of Vulpes lagopus strain Blue_001 chromosome 2, ASM1834538v1, whole genome shotgun sequence, one region includes:
- the LOC121484279 gene encoding 60S ribosomal protein L31-like, with protein MAFQLRPGRMAPAKKGGEKKKGRSAINEVVTREYTINIHKRIHGVGFKKRAPRALKEIRKFAIKEMGTPDVRIDTRLNKAVWAKGIRNVPYRIRVRLSRKRNEDEDSPNKLYTLVTYVPVTTFKNLKTVNVDEN; from the coding sequence ATGGCTTTCCAACTACGGCCTGGCAGAATGGCTCCCGCAAAGAAGGGTGGCGAGAAGAAGAAGGGCCGTTCTGCCATCAACGAGGTAGTGACCAGAGAATACACCATCAACATTCACAAACGTATCCatggagtgggtttcaagaagcGTGCCCCTCGGGCACTCAAAGAGATCCGGAAATTTGCCATAaaggagatgggaactccagatgtgcgcattgacaccaggctcaacaaagctgtctgggccaaaggaatTAGGAATGTTCCATACCGTATCCGTGTGCGGTTGTCCAGAAAACGTAACGAGGATGaagattcaccaaacaagctctacacGCTGGTTACCTACGtacctgtcaccactttcaaaaatctaaagactgttaatgtggatgagaactaa